In Paenibacillus sonchi, a single genomic region encodes these proteins:
- a CDS encoding TolB family protein produces MNSNKRLRLRKTGMILLCSAVLLSMAACSPENTGTRQTVEKSGQKITVIDNTSESVYTKLKLEGIDKIEGVRGTDFAGEDTIVVDKENRNLSPQTVEGQDRYPHNLYLRTLSSGNETPLQEGEKNYGAAQLSPDKKQLFYKELYDATGLGFIMNLATGVSVKVSDAEFRSEEGSWADNEHVIYPDMEGTIVKADVNGKQETVLKTGVPYVHEVVQTGGRILYVTGEDSQLSAYDTETKQTKVLKKMCCGLFRHRTAAGWRLSNG; encoded by the coding sequence ATGAATTCGAATAAAAGGCTCAGGCTTAGAAAAACGGGCATGATTCTGTTGTGCAGTGCGGTTCTGCTATCCATGGCTGCCTGTAGTCCGGAGAATACCGGAACACGGCAGACGGTCGAGAAATCCGGCCAGAAAATCACAGTCATAGACAACACCAGCGAATCGGTCTACACGAAGCTGAAGCTGGAGGGCATCGACAAGATTGAGGGCGTTCGCGGGACGGATTTTGCCGGTGAGGATACGATCGTGGTGGATAAGGAAAACCGCAATCTCTCCCCGCAGACAGTGGAAGGACAGGATCGTTACCCGCATAATCTCTATCTCCGTACGCTCTCTTCGGGCAACGAAACGCCGCTGCAGGAGGGGGAGAAAAATTACGGCGCCGCCCAGCTGTCTCCGGACAAGAAGCAGCTTTTTTACAAAGAGCTCTATGACGCTACCGGTCTTGGCTTCATTATGAATCTGGCCACGGGAGTGTCCGTGAAGGTAAGCGATGCGGAGTTCAGAAGCGAGGAAGGGAGCTGGGCGGACAATGAGCATGTGATCTATCCGGATATGGAGGGGACCATCGTAAAAGCGGACGTGAACGGGAAGCAGGAAACGGTGTTGAAGACCGGGGTCCCTTATGTCCATGAGGTGGTTCAAACCGGCGGCCGGATTCTATATGTCACAGGGGAAGACAGCCAGTTGAGTGCTTATGACACGGAAACCAAGCAGACCAAGGTGTTGAAAAAAATGTGCTGTGGCTTATTCCGTCACCGGACGGCAGCAGGCTGGCGATTGTCGAACGGGTGA
- a CDS encoding TolB family protein: protein MLWLIPSPDGSRLAIVERVKPGEMVLLLCDSEGSEQSRLAAAQQIFGTSWSPDGRKLAYATTAASAAEDQDGLFITEVETGEQTPVLNDIEVADQLRWSPSGKKLLASVSVLKDNVYQFITYVVRLS, encoded by the coding sequence GTGCTGTGGCTTATTCCGTCACCGGACGGCAGCAGGCTGGCGATTGTCGAACGGGTGAAACCTGGAGAAATGGTGCTGCTGCTCTGCGACAGTGAAGGCAGCGAGCAGTCCCGGCTGGCGGCGGCCCAGCAGATCTTCGGGACCAGCTGGTCGCCGGACGGCCGCAAGCTGGCTTATGCAACCACTGCCGCAAGCGCTGCCGAGGACCAGGACGGCCTGTTCATTACTGAAGTGGAGACCGGGGAGCAGACGCCGGTGCTGAATGACATTGAGGTAGCTGACCAGCTCCGCTGGAGCCCCTCGGGCAAGAAGCTGCTGGCTTCTGTTTCAGTGCTGAAGGATAATGTGTATCAGTTTATTACGTATGTTGTAAGGCTGTCTTAA